The following are encoded together in the Lathyrus oleraceus cultivar Zhongwan6 chromosome 3, CAAS_Psat_ZW6_1.0, whole genome shotgun sequence genome:
- the LOC127130066 gene encoding uncharacterized protein LOC127130066, whose product MEKYFLDDVRSNKEINFLDLKQRNMIVFYYAAKFEEFVRFYPHYNGVEVEGLKCIKFKSNLRPKIKVYDEDNKTIFVHCKSGSDKKSGSRYRGKLYMIPTDKGKQNVGRHAAKCKSAGLKCFKCEKQGHHFTECKSNVPTYYNCGEAGHISTLCQKSWKESTVVQAHGIVFSLNGVDVSRSDNLI is encoded by the exons ATGGAGAAGTATTTTCTGGATGATGTTCGCAGTAATAAAGAGATTAATTTCCTTGACCTGAAGCAAAGAAATATGATTGTTTTTTATTATGCAGCGAAGTTTGAAGAGTTTGTGAGGTTTTATCCTCACTATAATGGCGTGGAAGTTGAAGGATTGAAGTGCATAAAGTTTAAGAGTAACTTACGTCCTAAAATCAA GGTATATGATGAAGATAACAAGACCATATTTGTTCACTGCAAGAGTGGTAGTGACAAGAAAAGTGGGAGTCGGTATCGTGGCAAACTTTATATGATTCCAACTGATAAGGGAAAACAAAA TGTGGGTCGTCACGCTGCTAAGTGCAAGAGTGCAGGCttgaagtgtttcaagtgtgaGAAACAAGGTCATCATTTTACTGAGTGTAAGAGTAATGTCCCGACTTACTACAACTGTGGGGAAGCGGGTCATATTAGTACCTTGTGTCAAAAATCGTGGAAGGAGTCAACTGTTGTTCAAGCTCATGGTATAGTGTTTTCGTTGAATGGTGTGGATGTCTCGAGATCAGATAATTTGATTTGA